In a single window of the Streptomyces sp. HUAS ZL42 genome:
- a CDS encoding DedA family protein — translation MLESVGSLTGSPWIYAMVALSVLLDVFLPVLPSGVLVIAAATAAAAGSATGQVANEIDVLTLILSAAAASVLGDLVAYRLAWRGGERLDRAISRSRRLTTAQERLGAALARGGGLLVVLARFAPAGRSVVSLIAGAAHRRVRDFLPWSALAGLSWATYSVALGYFGAHWLGTTWLATGVSLVALFAAGAGATYLMRRQPA, via the coding sequence GTGCTGGAGAGTGTGGGGTCGCTGACGGGCAGCCCATGGATCTACGCGATGGTGGCCCTGTCGGTCCTCCTCGACGTGTTCCTGCCCGTGCTGCCGAGCGGCGTCCTGGTCATCGCTGCGGCGACGGCCGCGGCGGCGGGCTCGGCGACCGGCCAGGTCGCGAACGAGATAGACGTCCTGACGCTGATCCTCTCCGCGGCCGCCGCCTCCGTCCTGGGCGACCTGGTCGCCTACCGGCTGGCCTGGCGGGGCGGCGAACGCCTGGACCGCGCGATATCCCGCTCCCGCCGCCTCACCACCGCGCAGGAACGTCTCGGCGCGGCCCTGGCCCGCGGCGGCGGCCTCCTGGTCGTCCTGGCCCGCTTCGCCCCGGCCGGTCGCTCGGTCGTCTCCCTCATCGCGGGCGCCGCACACCGCCGCGTCCGCGACTTCCTGCCCTGGTCCGCCCTGGCCGGCCTGTCCTGGGCGACGTACAGCGTGGCCCTCGGCTACTTCGGCGCCCACTGGCTGGGCACGACATGGCTGGCCACGGGCGTGTCCCTGGTGGCGCTGTTCGCAGCGGGCGCGGGCGCGACGTACCTGATGCGCAGGCAGCCCGCGTAA